The Candidatus Paceibacterota bacterium sequence CTCCGGCAGAAAGTTCAATCTGGATTGGGTGCCGTAGCCAATGCCCTTCCCCAAAAGCCGGCCGGAACCGACGGTAATAGTTGATTGATAAGCATTGTAGCCGGAGCCGGATAGATTGGTAACCGGATGAATAAAATTTAGAATTCGATCTTTTTGGTATGGTTTAAATACATAATGCCAGAGCCCAAACGAAGCCACTGCTCCGATTAGAAAAACGGCTAAGAGGTGTTTCTTAGAAATACCGGAGACTAAGACCATGCCAAACCAAATTAAGAAAATAATAATGGCCGAACCAAAGTCCGGTTGAATCAGAATTAAGGCGAAAATAATAAAAGCGTAGAGTCCCGAAACTAAAATATGCCGGATATTGGCAATCTCTACATGGCGTCGGGAAAAATATTTGGCCAAGACCATGATTAAGATCAGCTTGACGGGATCTGCCGGCTGAAAGGAAAAACCACCGAAATTAAACCAGCTCTTCGCTCCCTTCGAAACATGGCCAACACTAAATAATAAAATCAAAAGAAAGCACGAGAATAAAAATAAACCGACAATCACGCCGGTTCTTTTTAAAAATCTAAAGTCGATAAAGCTGCAGATAAAAAAGATTGCCACCGATATCAGGATCCAAATCAATTGTTTCAGAAAGAGTTGGTTCTCGCCGGTAAAAGAGTTCATGGTAATCAGTCCGGCAGCTAAAATGGGCAGGAGCGACAAAAGGAGAACCCAGTCTATCCGTAAGTTATTTTTACCCATTATTTATTTGGAATGTAATCTGCTAGAGGAATATTAGGCACAACATCGATCCTGGAAACCGGAGCGCTAAATGGGGCGGTCCAAGTAAAAACAAGTGGAGCGCTCTGGCTTCTTCCCAAGGAATCTACTACGGTTCGTGATGCCGCTAACAAACTATTATTGGCGTCATAGATAAGAGCGATGACCTCAATATTTTTCAGATCATAAGGGGTAGGATTTTGAAGAGAGGCTTCAAGATGAGGAGCGGTATCGGTGGCCGTTAAATTTTCGTTTAAAACCTTCAAAATAGGGACGCTACTCGAGGCTTTTCGCCAGACTGGATAATTTTCAAATTGAAAAGCTACTTTGGCCGGGATTCGGTTGCCGGTATCGAGGGGGCCGACGAAAATTGGAAAAATCATATTGGGCGGCACAAAAGTTGCTCCATATTTTTCGGCAATTAAGGCATCGTGAGAATCGTAGATTTTAAAACTGTACGGAACGTTTTGAGCCAAGAGAGTGGCGTTTGGGTTTTCGATATTAGCCACGGCGCTAAAACTGCCTGGAGCAATCTGAAAAATGCGAGCGTAAAGAACGATTGGAATTAGGCTGTCGGCCTGACAGATCTTCTGGCAGACTCCCCCGCAATCTATACCGGCCTCGTTTTGGTTCTGCTTACCGTCAAAACAGCTCGGTTTTTTGTCCAGGAAAATTTTATAAACCGGATAAGCGGCCAAGACAATGGCAATCAGAATGATTGAAGAAATGTATTTAACTTGTTGGCGAGCGCCCCAGGCTGACATGAGAATATTGTATCAGAAAAACGGCCGCTTCCTTTGGGAGCGGCCGTTTTGTAAAAAATAAAAAGTCCAGTTTTGTGTTTTGGCGGCTAGCTACTCTCGCCCCAGAGGACTACCATCGCTGCTAGAAGGCTTAACTTCTGTGTTCGGAATGAGCTGAAACGCGAATGCTTGGAGCGTTTCAGAGCCGGAGGCGCGACCGGCGCCGAGGCGGGGTCGCACAAAAATTCAGCAGAATTTTATGTGTGACCAGGTGTGACTTTAATAGAAATAAAAATTCAGTTATAAGTTTTGGCGGCTAGCTACTCTCGCCCCAGAGGACTACCATCGCTGCTAGAAGGCTTAACTTCTGTGTTCGGAATGAGAACAGGTGTTGCCCTTCCGCCGAACCACCAAAACTTATAACTGAATTTCAAATAAGCAAAATGACTTTCAAATTTCCTAATGGGATCGATGCATTAGTACTCCTCGGCTTAACACATTACTGCGCTTACACCTAGAGCCTATCAACCAGATAATCTATCTGGGATCTCAAATGATTCCTAATCTTGAAGTTGGCTTCACTCTTAGATGCTTTCAGAGTTTATCCATGCCCGACTTAGCTACTCTGCGGTGCCCTTGGCAGGACAGCAGACACACCAGAGGTCAGTTCACTCCGGTCCTCTCGTACTAGGAGCAAATCTTCTCAAGAATCAACGCCTGCAGTAGATAGGAGACCAACCTGTCTCACGCATGTTATCAACACATTACTGTGTGCATGGACTATAGCTTCATCTTTTCAATTTATTGAATTCAGATGGTTGACGTGTAGTCTCTACGGGTGGTTTGTGAGCTCTATAGAGGCTCACAATCTTCCCTAGGTGTCATCCTCCGAATAATTCGTAAGGACTTCACCGATATTAGTCAACTTCAATCTCGCCTACTTTCGCAGGCGGACCGCCGTGATTCAGATCAACAGAAAGTGCGCGGGGACTCGCACTCATATTTCTCGACGGATTCAGACGGCACAAGAGTCAAAAATATTGACTTCTGTACGGTCTGAACCCAGCTCGCGTAACTTTTTAATTGGCGAACAGCCAAACCCTTGGGACCTTCTCCAGCCCCAGGATAAGTTGAGCCGACATCGAGGTGCCGAACTGTGCCGTCGCTCTGGACGCTTAGGCACAACCAGCCTGTTATCCCCGGAGTAGCTTTTGTCAGATAATCTTCCGCAGCATCTAATGCCTACGGTCGGTTCACTTAGTTC is a genomic window containing:
- the rodA gene encoding rod shape-determining protein RodA; protein product: MGKNNLRIDWVLLLSLLPILAAGLITMNSFTGENQLFLKQLIWILISVAIFFICSFIDFRFLKRTGVIVGLFLFSCFLLILLFSVGHVSKGAKSWFNFGGFSFQPADPVKLILIMVLAKYFSRRHVEIANIRHILVSGLYAFIIFALILIQPDFGSAIIIFLIWFGMVLVSGISKKHLLAVFLIGAVASFGLWHYVFKPYQKDRILNFIHPVTNLSGSGYNAYQSTITVGSGRLLGKGIGYGTQSRLNFLPEYQTDFIFAAYAEEWGFIGVLILFLLFGIVIWRILRDATRGASNFEVLFGIGLSIFFMSHIIVNMGMNMGLLPVTGVTLPFMSYGGSHLLTEFIGLGILMGMRRYARAAHRDVVKNEFLGI